One genomic window of Pirellulales bacterium includes the following:
- the cynS gene encoding cyanase: MTRNEATERILAAKLDKGLTFAKIAEAVGRHPVWVTAALMGQQTMSADEAEKAVATLGLGKDVAKALQEIPTRGSLDEAVPVDPTIYRLYEIVQVYGTTIKALVHEMFGDGIMSAIDFEMDIKRRESPKGDRVVITLDGKFLPYHKW; the protein is encoded by the coding sequence ATGACGCGAAACGAAGCGACCGAGCGGATTCTGGCCGCGAAGCTGGATAAGGGACTAACGTTTGCCAAGATCGCCGAAGCGGTCGGGCGGCATCCGGTGTGGGTGACAGCGGCGCTGATGGGTCAGCAGACCATGTCGGCCGACGAAGCGGAAAAGGCCGTGGCCACGCTCGGACTGGGAAAGGACGTCGCCAAAGCGCTGCAGGAAATCCCTACTCGCGGATCTTTGGATGAGGCGGTGCCGGTCGATCCCACGATCTATCGGCTGTATGAAATCGTGCAGGTGTACGGCACCACGATCAAGGCCCTCGTCCACGAGATGTTTGGCGACGGCATCATGAGCGCGATCGATTTCGAAATGGACATCAAAAGGCGTGAATCCCCCAAAGGAGATCGCGTCGTAATCACGCTCGACGGAAAGTTTTTGCCTTACCACAAGTGGTAG